In Sphingomonas crocodyli, a genomic segment contains:
- a CDS encoding ShlB/FhaC/HecB family hemolysin secretion/activation protein codes for MNRWTRSSAASLLAGATMLGGAAQAQSPAIQSPLILDRNRPDRIQPVTPTAPQTKAAPSAAPAEVEGGAERTDTIIRGIQFIGTKAPASAARAAEPFIGQLATRQNLINIATAVSNGYAKSDVALFSVLIPDQDLSSGMVKVLLIEGQVEQVIVTDKSGPRARKLITEIASHLKGEAVLSKTRLQRYISLIQDVPGTKTDIQIVQGSRRGLVRIVLTITDKKHDFSSSFDNRASATYKGGQITANAKLYGLLRGGDQTDVTAAASINFKNFKYASIAHSTPIGSDGGRASASFGYLKTKPRNSAISGEAQIAGLTYSYPLIRSYTRNLTLSGTVDGLNSDNAAFGQLISSERTRALRFAAGYVDAKPKRTITGGITVSKGVDMLGARAIDVLAEKNFTKVNARATIDQMIGKRVIARLRLSGQYTKDRLAAAERFAVGGDEFGRAFEIALLSGDRGGAGLAELAFRPIKSGKFAGTEIYGFGDYSRITIVERGPLPQLFSDGIVRNVIFPSATYDLASAGAGARIAYSTQAALFLEAARAIDRPYPGYDKQWRFNVGWRLSLRP; via the coding sequence ATGAACAGGTGGACCCGGTCGTCCGCCGCGAGCCTGCTCGCCGGCGCGACCATGCTCGGCGGTGCCGCACAGGCGCAATCGCCAGCCATACAGTCGCCGCTCATCCTCGATCGCAATCGGCCCGACCGTATCCAGCCGGTCACGCCCACCGCGCCGCAGACCAAGGCCGCGCCGTCGGCGGCCCCTGCCGAGGTGGAGGGCGGCGCCGAACGCACCGACACGATCATCCGCGGCATCCAGTTCATCGGCACCAAGGCGCCGGCCTCTGCAGCCCGCGCGGCCGAACCGTTCATCGGGCAACTGGCAACGCGCCAGAACCTGATCAACATCGCGACGGCAGTATCGAATGGCTATGCCAAGTCGGATGTCGCGCTCTTTTCGGTGCTGATCCCTGATCAGGATTTGTCGAGCGGTATGGTTAAAGTCCTGCTGATCGAGGGGCAGGTCGAACAGGTCATCGTCACCGACAAATCCGGCCCGCGTGCGCGCAAGCTGATCACCGAGATTGCGAGCCACCTGAAGGGCGAGGCGGTGCTGAGCAAGACGCGGCTTCAACGCTACATCTCGCTGATCCAGGACGTGCCGGGCACCAAGACCGACATCCAGATCGTGCAGGGGTCGCGGCGCGGGTTGGTGCGGATCGTGCTGACGATCACCGACAAGAAGCACGATTTTTCCAGCAGCTTCGATAATCGCGCCTCGGCGACCTATAAGGGCGGGCAGATTACCGCGAATGCCAAACTCTACGGCCTGCTGCGCGGCGGCGATCAGACCGACGTGACGGCGGCGGCATCGATCAACTTCAAGAATTTCAAATATGCCTCGATCGCGCATTCGACCCCGATCGGCAGCGACGGCGGGCGCGCATCGGCGTCGTTCGGCTATCTGAAGACCAAGCCGCGCAATTCGGCGATCAGCGGTGAGGCGCAGATTGCCGGGCTGACCTACAGCTATCCGCTGATCCGCAGCTATACGCGCAACCTGACCCTCTCAGGCACGGTCGACGGCCTCAACAGTGACAATGCCGCCTTCGGCCAACTGATATCGAGCGAGCGGACCCGCGCGCTGCGCTTCGCCGCCGGCTATGTCGATGCGAAGCCCAAGCGCACGATCACGGGCGGTATCACCGTCAGCAAGGGCGTCGACATGCTCGGCGCGCGTGCGATCGACGTGCTGGCGGAAAAGAACTTCACCAAGGTCAATGCGCGCGCGACGATCGACCAGATGATCGGCAAGCGCGTGATCGCGCGGCTGCGCCTGTCGGGCCAATATACCAAGGATCGTCTGGCAGCGGCCGAACGCTTCGCAGTGGGCGGCGACGAATTTGGGCGCGCGTTCGAGATTGCGTTGCTCAGCGGCGACAGGGGCGGGGCGGGGCTGGCCGAACTGGCCTTCCGCCCGATCAAGAGCGGCAAGTTTGCGGGGACCGAGATTTACGGCTTCGGCGATTATTCGCGGATCACGATCGTCGAACGTGGCCCGTTGCCGCAACTGTTCTCCGACGGCATCGTCCGCAACGTGATCTTCCCCAGCGCGACCTACGATCTCGCTTCGGCAGGCGCGGGTGCGCGGATCGCCTATTCGACGCAGGCGGCGCTGTTCCTTGAGGCCGCGCGCGCGATCGATCGGCCCTATCCGGGTTATGACAAGCAGTGGCGGTTCAATGTGGGCTGGCGGCTCTCGTTGCGGCCCTAA
- a CDS encoding winged helix DNA-binding protein — translation MLISHGQFDLHDLDAKSLLGSLPQARRDSELAERNLLRGFTRHALKLHAEFTREFPRPIFGNANWVILLACLDALLNGRIQCVKQIRAMLDESSTAVLRRIEALEKCGMIGRRRDPDDGRRTHVLLTVAGYRTMAEHLPRLFSNPAPDPEPARH, via the coding sequence ATGTTAATTTCACATGGTCAGTTCGATCTTCATGATCTCGATGCCAAGTCTTTACTTGGATCACTTCCACAGGCGCGACGTGACAGCGAACTTGCCGAGCGGAACCTGCTGCGCGGCTTCACGCGGCATGCGTTGAAGCTGCATGCCGAGTTCACGCGCGAATTTCCGCGCCCGATCTTCGGCAATGCCAATTGGGTTATATTGCTCGCCTGCCTCGATGCGCTTCTGAACGGGCGCATCCAGTGCGTGAAGCAGATCCGTGCCATGCTCGACGAATCGAGCACCGCGGTGCTGCGCCGGATCGAGGCGCTGGAGAAATGCGGCATGATCGGCCGGCGGCGCGATCCCGACGACGGGCGGCGCACCCATGTGCTGCTGACCGTCGCCGGCTATCGCACGATGGCCGAGCATTTGCCGCGCCTGTTTTCCAACCCTGCGCCCGATCCGGAACCCGCGCGTCACTGA
- a CDS encoding DUF4136 domain-containing protein, with protein MPFPTRLIAAVALPLALATLGGCAQPFKANVSRFQALPVPEGQSFAIVPVDPRNEGGLEFRQYAQQVSQRLAAYGYRPVEGGDKPQLVVQLDYGIDHGVQKTVSRGGGGFGPYGGGFGPGFGPYGRRWGYGSAFYYGWDPLWYDPFFDNRIDTYTVYTSYVNLTIERSVDKQHLFEGKAKARSLDDALTKLVPNLIEALFTNFPGQSGEEVRITIAPDKK; from the coding sequence ATGCCGTTCCCGACCCGCTTAATCGCCGCCGTGGCGCTCCCTCTGGCCCTCGCGACCCTTGGCGGCTGCGCGCAGCCGTTCAAGGCCAATGTGTCGCGTTTCCAGGCGCTGCCCGTTCCCGAAGGCCAGAGCTTCGCAATCGTTCCCGTCGATCCGCGCAACGAAGGCGGCCTCGAATTCCGCCAATATGCGCAGCAGGTGAGCCAGCGCCTCGCGGCCTATGGCTATCGCCCGGTCGAAGGCGGGGACAAGCCGCAGCTGGTCGTCCAGCTCGATTATGGCATCGATCATGGCGTGCAGAAGACTGTGTCGCGCGGTGGCGGCGGCTTCGGCCCCTATGGCGGCGGCTTCGGTCCGGGCTTCGGCCCCTATGGCCGCCGCTGGGGTTACGGATCGGCCTTCTACTACGGCTGGGATCCGCTGTGGTACGATCCCTTCTTCGACAACCGGATCGATACCTACACGGTCTATACGAGCTACGTGAACCTCACGATCGAACGCTCGGTCGACAAGCAGCATCTGTTCGAAGGCAAGGCCAAGGCCCGCTCGCTCGACGATGCGCTGACCAAGCTGGTGCCGAACCTGATCGAAGCTTTGTTCACCAACTTCCCCGGCCAGTCGGGCGAAGAGGTGCGCATCACGATCGCGCCGGACAAGAAGTAA
- a CDS encoding primosomal protein N', with product MPRAHVLLLNPALGPLDYRADREHAVEPGSIVLAPLGPRQMVGVVWEEESLPSADQVGDNRLRPLLSVYDAPPIQAPLRRLIEWTSDYYLAPPAAVLRMALPSSSALDGSRTITEYRVSGIAPDRMTPQREQALERIGQRQGLIRELATIADVSEAVIRGLVKTGAIEAVTVSIDTPWTSPDPDHAPPDLSDEQQLAAGMLADAVKAREFHPFLLDGVTGSGKTEVYFEAIAEALRQDQQVLVLLPEIALTEPFLKRFEARFGHLPVAWHSELRQSQRRRAWRGLAIGDAKVVVGARSALFLPYANLGLIIVDEAHETSFKQEDGVLYHARDVAVMRAKLEGIPIVLASATPAIETRQQAAIGRYTELKLTARHGAAEMPEIVAIDLLQEPPPRGRWIAPSLVKAMEERIERKEQSLLFLNRRGYAPLTLCRACGHRFQCPNCTAWMVEHRLLQRLQCHHCGHSMPPPRACPECKEEDALVACGPGVERIADEVAAIFPEARVVIATSDTLNTPARAAEFVERMEAGDVDVVVGTQLVTKGYHFPELTLVGVIDADLGLSGGDLRAAERSFQQIAQVAGRAGRGEKPGTVYIQTHSPGAPVIQALLSGDVASFYEAETEARRMADAPPFGRFAAIIVSSEKLDDATSTARLIGRSAPRVEGMHVFGPAPAPLAMLRGRHRQRLLVHARRSLDVQDVMREWLGALEWPRSVRVAVDVDPYSFL from the coding sequence ATGCCGCGCGCGCATGTGCTTCTCCTCAACCCGGCTCTCGGGCCGCTCGATTATCGTGCCGATCGCGAACATGCGGTCGAGCCGGGGAGCATCGTGCTCGCCCCGCTCGGCCCGCGGCAGATGGTGGGTGTGGTGTGGGAGGAGGAAAGCCTTCCGTCCGCCGATCAGGTCGGCGACAATCGCCTGCGCCCGCTGCTGAGCGTCTATGATGCGCCGCCGATCCAGGCGCCGCTGCGCCGCCTGATCGAGTGGACCTCCGATTATTACTTGGCGCCGCCGGCCGCCGTGCTGCGCATGGCCCTCCCCTCCTCCAGCGCGCTCGATGGGTCACGGACGATCACCGAATATCGCGTGAGCGGCATCGCGCCCGACCGGATGACCCCGCAGCGCGAACAGGCGCTGGAGCGGATCGGCCAGCGGCAGGGGCTGATCCGCGAACTCGCGACGATCGCCGATGTCTCCGAAGCCGTCATTCGCGGCCTCGTGAAGACCGGCGCGATCGAGGCGGTGACGGTGTCGATCGACACGCCCTGGACCTCGCCCGATCCCGATCATGCGCCGCCCGATTTGTCGGACGAGCAGCAGCTTGCGGCGGGCATGCTCGCCGACGCCGTGAAGGCGCGCGAATTCCACCCCTTCCTGCTCGACGGCGTCACCGGATCGGGCAAGACCGAAGTCTATTTCGAGGCGATCGCCGAGGCGCTGCGGCAGGACCAACAGGTGCTGGTCCTCCTCCCCGAAATCGCGCTGACCGAACCTTTCCTCAAACGGTTCGAGGCGCGCTTCGGCCATTTGCCGGTCGCGTGGCACAGCGAGTTGCGTCAGTCGCAACGCCGGCGCGCATGGCGTGGGCTGGCGATCGGCGATGCCAAGGTGGTGGTCGGCGCGCGATCGGCGCTGTTCCTGCCTTATGCGAATCTCGGCCTCATCATCGTCGACGAGGCGCATGAGACCAGCTTCAAGCAGGAGGATGGCGTCCTCTACCACGCCCGCGATGTCGCGGTGATGCGTGCGAAGCTGGAGGGGATACCGATCGTCCTCGCCTCCGCCACGCCCGCGATCGAAACGCGGCAGCAGGCGGCGATCGGGCGCTATACCGAATTGAAGCTCACCGCGCGCCACGGCGCGGCCGAGATGCCCGAGATCGTCGCAATCGATCTGCTGCAGGAGCCGCCGCCGCGCGGCCGCTGGATCGCGCCGTCGCTGGTCAAGGCGATGGAGGAACGGATCGAGCGCAAGGAACAGAGCCTGCTGTTCCTCAACCGGCGCGGCTATGCGCCGCTGACCCTGTGCCGGGCGTGCGGGCACCGCTTCCAATGCCCGAACTGCACCGCGTGGATGGTCGAGCATCGGCTGCTTCAGCGGCTCCAATGCCACCATTGCGGCCATTCGATGCCCCCGCCCCGCGCCTGCCCCGAGTGCAAGGAGGAGGATGCGCTGGTCGCCTGCGGACCCGGAGTCGAGCGGATCGCGGACGAGGTGGCCGCGATCTTCCCGGAGGCGCGCGTCGTGATCGCGACGTCGGACACGCTCAACACCCCCGCCCGCGCCGCCGAGTTCGTCGAGCGGATGGAGGCGGGCGATGTGGACGTCGTGGTCGGCACGCAGCTTGTGACCAAGGGCTATCATTTTCCCGAGCTGACTTTGGTCGGCGTGATCGACGCCGATCTGGGCCTGTCGGGCGGTGACCTGCGCGCGGCGGAACGCAGTTTCCAGCAGATCGCGCAGGTGGCTGGCCGCGCGGGGCGCGGTGAGAAGCCGGGCACCGTCTATATCCAGACCCATTCGCCGGGCGCTCCGGTGATCCAGGCATTGCTGTCGGGCGATGTCGCCAGCTTCTACGAGGCGGAGACCGAGGCGCGGCGCATGGCCGATGCCCCGCCCTTCGGCCGCTTCGCCGCGATCATCGTGTCGTCCGAGAAGCTGGACGACGCGACATCCACGGCGCGGCTGATCGGGCGCAGCGCGCCGCGCGTGGAGGGGATGCACGTCTTCGGTCCCGCCCCCGCCCCGCTCGCCATGCTGCGCGGGCGGCATCGACAACGGCTGCTCGTCCACGCGCGCCGCTCGCTCGATGTGCAGGATGTGATGCGCGAATGGCTCGGCGCGCTCGAATGGCCGAGGAGCGTGCGCGTCGCGGTCGATGTCGATCCCTATAGCTTCCTCTAG
- the murI gene encoding glutamate racemase gives MADDRPILMFDSGVGGLSVLGPTRELLPQASYVYVADNGGFPYGTKTEAEIAARVPALLGRLVERYRPRLVVIACNTASTIALAAVRAALDLPVVGTVPAIKPAAEQSKNRVIGVLGTDATVRQPYVDDLSARFAADCTVLRHGSARLVELAEAKLRGEATDREEYRAVLAGLTDQAGGERMDIAVLACTHFPLVADELAAAAPHPIAFVDGGPGIARRVAYLTQGQEWPAHPIGQAIFTAPVDLPDAFVDELARRGLPSVATL, from the coding sequence ATGGCCGACGATCGCCCGATATTGATGTTCGATTCCGGTGTGGGCGGCCTTTCGGTGCTTGGCCCCACGCGCGAACTGCTTCCGCAGGCATCCTATGTCTATGTCGCCGATAATGGCGGCTTCCCCTACGGGACCAAGACCGAGGCGGAGATTGCCGCGCGCGTGCCTGCGCTGCTCGGGCGGCTGGTCGAGCGTTATCGCCCGCGCCTGGTCGTCATCGCATGCAACACCGCGTCGACGATCGCGCTGGCGGCGGTGCGCGCGGCGCTGGACCTGCCGGTGGTGGGCACCGTGCCCGCGATCAAGCCGGCGGCCGAGCAATCGAAGAACCGCGTCATCGGCGTGCTGGGCACCGACGCGACCGTGCGACAGCCTTATGTCGATGACCTATCCGCGCGCTTCGCCGCCGATTGCACCGTGCTGCGCCACGGCTCCGCGCGGCTCGTCGAACTGGCCGAGGCCAAATTGCGCGGCGAAGCGACCGACCGTGAAGAATATCGCGCGGTCCTCGCGGGCCTGACCGATCAGGCGGGCGGCGAGCGGATGGACATCGCCGTCCTCGCCTGCACCCATTTCCCGCTGGTCGCCGACGAACTGGCCGCCGCCGCGCCGCATCCGATCGCCTTCGTCGACGGCGGCCCCGGCATTGCGCGGCGCGTCGCTTATCTGACGCAGGGGCAGGAATGGCCGGCCCATCCGATCGGGCAGGCAATATTTACGGCGCCGGTCGACCTTCCGGATGCATTCGTGGACGAATTGGCACGACGCGGGCTTCCGTCGGTCGCAACCTTATGA
- the hemA gene encoding 5-aminolevulinate synthase: protein MDYQRVFTQAIDRLHAEGRYRVFIDILRNKGMFPNARCFAGHNGPKPVTVWCSNDYLAMGQHPKVIAAMEEALHDVGAGSGGTRNIGGNTHYHVDLEAELADLHGKEGALLFTSGYVSNEATLSTLAKVLPGCIIFSDELNHASMIAGIRNSGCEKRVWRHNDLAHLEELLAAEDPEAPKLIAFESVYSMDGDVAPLHAICDLADKYNALTYLDEVHAVGMYGPRGGGISDRDAAADRITVIEGTLGKAFGVMGGYIAADQVIIDVIRSYAPGFIFTTSLSPVLVAGTLASVRHLKSSSVEREGQQAAAATLKRMFAEAGLPVMDTVTHIVPLMVGDPVKAKKVSDILLAEYGVYVQPINFPTVPRGTERLRFTPGPAHSEEMMRELTDALVEIWGRMEMKLAA from the coding sequence TTGGACTACCAGCGCGTATTCACTCAGGCGATCGATCGGCTTCATGCCGAGGGCCGCTACCGGGTCTTCATCGACATCCTGCGCAACAAGGGCATGTTCCCCAATGCGCGCTGCTTCGCCGGCCATAACGGCCCGAAGCCCGTCACCGTCTGGTGTTCGAACGATTATCTGGCGATGGGCCAGCACCCCAAGGTGATCGCGGCGATGGAGGAAGCCCTCCACGACGTCGGCGCCGGTTCGGGCGGCACGCGCAACATCGGCGGCAACACGCACTACCATGTCGATCTGGAGGCCGAACTGGCCGACCTGCACGGCAAGGAAGGCGCGCTCCTCTTCACCTCGGGCTATGTCTCGAACGAAGCGACGCTCTCGACGCTCGCCAAGGTTCTGCCCGGCTGCATCATCTTCTCGGACGAGCTGAACCACGCATCGATGATTGCGGGCATCCGCAATTCGGGCTGCGAAAAGCGCGTGTGGCGCCACAACGACCTCGCCCATCTCGAGGAATTGCTGGCCGCCGAAGATCCCGAAGCGCCCAAGCTGATCGCGTTCGAAAGCGTCTATTCGATGGACGGCGACGTCGCCCCGCTTCACGCGATCTGCGACCTGGCCGACAAGTATAATGCGCTGACCTATCTGGACGAGGTTCACGCGGTCGGCATGTACGGCCCGCGCGGTGGCGGCATTTCGGATCGCGACGCGGCGGCCGATCGCATCACCGTGATCGAAGGGACGCTGGGCAAGGCGTTCGGCGTGATGGGCGGCTATATCGCCGCCGATCAGGTGATCATCGACGTGATCCGCAGCTATGCGCCCGGCTTCATCTTCACGACCTCGCTGTCGCCGGTGCTGGTCGCCGGCACGCTGGCGAGTGTGCGTCACCTCAAATCCTCCTCGGTCGAGCGCGAGGGCCAGCAGGCCGCCGCCGCGACGCTGAAGCGCATGTTCGCCGAAGCGGGCTTGCCGGTGATGGACACCGTGACCCATATCGTCCCGCTGATGGTGGGCGATCCGGTGAAGGCCAAGAAGGTGTCGGATATCCTGCTCGCCGAGTACGGCGTGTACGTTCAGCCGATCAACTTCCCGACCGTGCCGCGCGGCACCGAACGCCTGCGTTTCACCCCCGGCCCCGCACACAGCGAAGAGATGATGCGCGAACTGACCGACGCGCTCGTCGAGATCTGGGGCCGCATGGAGATGAAACTGGCGGCTTGA
- a CDS encoding AAA family ATPase, whose protein sequence is MRLENLGDRICILGPSNSGKSTLAVAIARRRGLDAVHLDQLHHLPGTDWVPRAPEDFTALHDAAILGDRWVIDGNYTRLMPQRFARATGVILLDAPTGISLWRYVRRALFETNRVGNLEGGQDSVKWAMLHHIAVRTRDNRRRYAAMLDGLDLPQIRLTSSRLIDNFYQREGLAR, encoded by the coding sequence ATGCGACTGGAAAATCTGGGCGATCGCATCTGCATCCTGGGCCCGTCGAACAGTGGCAAATCGACGCTCGCGGTGGCGATCGCGCGCAGGCGCGGGCTGGACGCCGTCCATCTCGATCAATTGCATCATTTGCCGGGGACCGATTGGGTTCCGCGCGCGCCGGAGGATTTTACCGCGCTCCATGATGCGGCGATCCTGGGCGATCGCTGGGTGATCGACGGCAATTATACCCGCCTGATGCCGCAACGCTTCGCCCGCGCGACGGGTGTGATCCTGCTCGATGCGCCGACGGGGATCAGCCTGTGGCGCTATGTTCGCCGGGCATTGTTTGAAACCAACCGTGTCGGCAATCTCGAAGGCGGGCAGGACAGCGTCAAATGGGCGATGCTGCACCACATTGCGGTGCGCACGCGCGATAACCGCAGGCGCTATGCCGCGATGCTCGATGGGCTGGATTTGCCGCAGATCAGGCTGACGTCGTCACGCCTGATAGACAACTTCTATCAACGCGAAGGATTAGCGCGCTGA
- a CDS encoding F0F1 ATP synthase subunit delta: MENSGGIQASLSGRYATALFELARDEKAIDAVSKSLAGLKAALTESDDFRRLTTSPLVGREEAVKAVAAVAASLKLDSVTTKFLGVLAQNRRLSQLGPVIRAFAQLAARHRGETTAEVTSAHPLEADQVEALKAKLKSQLGRDVAVDLTVDPAILGGLIVKIGSKQIDGSIRTKLNTLAIAMKG; this comes from the coding sequence GTGGAGAATTCCGGCGGTATTCAGGCTAGCCTCAGCGGACGTTATGCGACCGCATTGTTCGAGCTGGCCCGCGACGAGAAGGCGATCGACGCCGTCTCCAAGAGCCTTGCTGGCCTGAAGGCCGCGCTCACCGAATCGGACGATTTTCGTCGCCTGACCACCAGCCCGCTGGTCGGTCGCGAGGAAGCCGTGAAGGCGGTGGCCGCAGTAGCCGCCAGCCTGAAGCTCGATTCCGTAACCACCAAGTTTCTCGGCGTGCTTGCGCAGAACCGTCGCCTGAGCCAGCTCGGCCCGGTGATCCGCGCCTTCGCACAGCTCGCGGCGCGCCATCGCGGCGAAACCACCGCCGAAGTCACCTCCGCCCACCCGCTTGAGGCCGATCAGGTCGAAGCGCTGAAGGCGAAGCTCAAGAGCCAGCTGGGCCGCGACGTGGCGGTCGACCTGACGGTCGATCCCGCGATCCTCGGCGGGCTGATCGTCAAGATCGGCTCCAAGCAGATCGACGGCTCGATCCGCACCAAATTGAACACCCTCGCGATTGCGATGAAAGGCTGA
- the atpA gene encoding F0F1 ATP synthase subunit alpha gives MDIRAAEISKVIRDQIASFGAEAQVSEVGQVLSVGDGIARIHGLDNVQAGEMVEFANGIKGMALNLEADNVGVVIFGTDAEIKEGDTVKRTGTIVDVPVGKGLLGRVVDGLGNPIDGKGPIVSDQRSRVEVKAPGIIPRKSVHEPVQTGIKALDALVPVGRGQRELIIGDRQTGKSAVAIDAFINQKGANAGTDESKKLYCIYVAVGQKRSTVAQLVRTLEENGAMEYSIVVAATASDPAPLQFLAPYTGCAMGEYFRDNGMHGLIVYDDLSKQAVAYRQMSLLLRRPPGREAYPGDVFYLHSRLLERAAKMNDANGNGSLTALPIIETQAGDVSAYIPTNVISITDGQIFLETDLFNAGIRPAINVGLSVSRVGSAAQTKAMKKVAGSIKLDLAQYREMAAFAQFGSDLDASTQKLLNRGARLTELLKQPQFAPLPFEEQVASIFAGVNGYIDAFPVASVTRFEAAFLAELRSKHADILTAIRDSKDLSAESTAGLKSALEAFVKTFA, from the coding sequence ATGGACATCCGCGCCGCAGAAATCTCCAAGGTCATCCGCGACCAGATCGCCAGCTTCGGTGCCGAAGCGCAGGTCTCCGAAGTCGGCCAGGTGCTGTCGGTCGGTGACGGCATCGCCCGCATCCACGGCCTCGACAACGTCCAGGCCGGCGAAATGGTCGAGTTCGCCAACGGCATCAAGGGCATGGCCCTGAACCTGGAAGCCGACAATGTCGGCGTCGTGATCTTCGGCACCGACGCCGAGATCAAGGAAGGCGACACCGTCAAGCGCACCGGCACCATCGTCGACGTTCCCGTCGGCAAGGGCCTGCTGGGCCGCGTCGTGGACGGCCTGGGCAACCCGATCGACGGCAAGGGCCCGATCGTCAGCGATCAGCGCAGCCGCGTCGAGGTGAAGGCCCCCGGCATCATCCCGCGCAAGTCGGTGCACGAGCCGGTGCAGACCGGCATCAAGGCGCTCGACGCGCTCGTCCCCGTTGGCCGCGGCCAGCGCGAGCTGATCATCGGCGACCGTCAGACCGGCAAGTCGGCCGTCGCGATCGATGCCTTCATCAACCAGAAGGGCGCCAACGCCGGCACCGACGAATCGAAGAAGCTGTACTGCATCTACGTCGCCGTCGGTCAGAAGCGTTCGACCGTCGCGCAGCTCGTTCGCACGCTGGAAGAAAATGGCGCGATGGAATATTCCATCGTCGTCGCCGCCACCGCGTCGGACCCCGCCCCGCTTCAGTTCCTCGCACCCTACACCGGCTGCGCGATGGGCGAATATTTCCGCGACAACGGCATGCACGGCCTGATCGTGTATGACGATCTGTCGAAGCAGGCGGTCGCCTATCGTCAGATGTCGCTGCTGCTGCGCCGTCCGCCGGGCCGCGAAGCCTATCCGGGCGACGTCTTCTATCTCCACAGCCGCCTGCTCGAGCGCGCCGCGAAGATGAACGACGCGAACGGCAACGGTTCGCTGACGGCGCTGCCGATCATCGAAACCCAGGCGGGCGACGTTTCGGCCTACATCCCGACCAACGTGATTTCGATCACCGACGGCCAGATCTTCCTTGAAACCGACCTGTTCAACGCCGGCATCCGCCCCGCGATCAACGTCGGTCTCTCGGTCAGCCGCGTCGGTTCGGCCGCGCAGACCAAGGCGATGAAGAAGGTCGCCGGCTCGATCAAGCTGGACCTCGCCCAGTATCGCGAAATGGCCGCCTTCGCGCAGTTCGGTTCGGACCTCGACGCGTCGACGCAGAAGCTGCTGAACCGCGGCGCGCGCCTGACCGAGCTGCTCAAGCAGCCGCAGTTCGCCCCCCTGCCCTTCGAGGAGCAGGTTGCATCGATCTTTGCGGGCGTGAACGGCTATATCGATGCCTTCCCGGTCGCTTCGGTCACGCGCTTCGAAGCCGCTTTCCTCGCGGAACTGCGCTCCAAGCATGCCGACATCCTGACCGCGATCCGCGACAGCAAGGATCTGTCGGCGGAGAGCACCGCGGGCCTGAAGTCGGCCCTCGAAGCCTTCGTCAAGACGTTCGCCTGA
- a CDS encoding F0F1 ATP synthase subunit gamma, translating into MPSLKSLKVRITSVKSTQKITKAMKMVAAAKLRRAQMAAEAGRPYAERLNAVMASLASKVTIGPNSPKLLAGTGNDQCHLLVVATSERGLAGAFNTNIVRAARKKADELIAQGKTVKFYLIGKKGRPVIARLYPGKIVHQVDQSHIKNVAFGDAHEVADDLIARYNGGEYDVAHLFFAKFKSALLQEPTELQIIPVPLAANDTDSNAGVSAAVEYEPDEDEILAELLPRNVAVQLFRAMLENAASEQGSRMTAMDNATRNAGDMIKRLSIQYNRARQAAITTELVEIISGAEAL; encoded by the coding sequence ATGCCCAGTCTGAAGAGCCTCAAGGTCCGCATCACTTCGGTGAAGTCGACCCAGAAGATCACCAAGGCGATGAAGATGGTCGCCGCGGCCAAGCTGCGTCGCGCGCAGATGGCCGCCGAGGCCGGGCGTCCTTACGCCGAGCGGCTGAACGCGGTGATGGCCAGCCTTGCCTCCAAGGTGACGATCGGCCCGAACTCGCCCAAGCTGCTGGCCGGCACGGGCAACGATCAGTGCCACCTGCTGGTGGTCGCGACGTCGGAGCGCGGCCTTGCCGGTGCGTTCAACACCAACATCGTCCGCGCCGCCCGCAAGAAGGCCGACGAGCTGATCGCCCAGGGCAAGACGGTGAAGTTCTACCTGATCGGCAAGAAGGGCCGTCCGGTGATCGCGCGCCTCTATCCGGGCAAGATCGTCCACCAGGTCGACCAGAGCCACATCAAGAACGTCGCCTTCGGCGATGCGCACGAAGTGGCAGATGATCTGATCGCCCGCTACAATGGCGGCGAATATGACGTGGCGCACCTGTTCTTCGCCAAGTTCAAGTCGGCGCTGCTGCAGGAGCCGACCGAGCTGCAGATCATCCCGGTGCCGCTGGCCGCGAACGACACGGACAGCAATGCCGGCGTTTCGGCGGCGGTGGAATATGAGCCCGACGAGGACGAGATCCTGGCCGAACTCCTCCCCCGCAACGTCGCGGTGCAGCTGTTCCGTGCGATGCTGGAAAATGCAGCGTCCGAACAGGGCAGCCGCATGACCGCGATGGACAATGCGACGCGCAATGCGGGCGACATGATCAAGCGGCTCAGCATCCAGTATAACCGCGCCCGTCAGGCCGCGATCACCACCGAACTCGTTGAAATCATCTCGGGCGCCGAAGCGCTCTAA